One segment of Triticum aestivum cultivar Chinese Spring chromosome 2A, IWGSC CS RefSeq v2.1, whole genome shotgun sequence DNA contains the following:
- the LOC123187053 gene encoding glyoxylate/hydroxypyruvate reductase HPR3 produces MASAGGSLLVLPAVLHLRRSDADFTAALRERFRVLDFFASGQPLPAFLAAAAAAPEPPRAAVVVGGGSVRVDASFLDAVPSLRCVVSTGAGVDHIDLDECARRGVAVANSGEVYSTDVADYAVGLLLDVLRRVSAAERYVRRGSWPAQGDYPLGSKLGGKRVGIIGLGNIGSRIAKRLEAFGCIIHYNSRKPKDSISYKYFGNVHDLAAESDVLIVACALNKATRHIVNKDVLEALGKGGVVINIGRGANIDEAELVIALREGKIAGAGFDVFEHEPKVPAELFSMDNVVLSHHVAVFTEESRSDLRAHTVGNLEAFFSGQPLLTPVDADSLVQ; encoded by the exons ATGGCGTCGGCCGGCGGCAGCCTGCTGGTCCTCCCGGCCGTCCTCCACCTCCGCCGGTCAGACGCCGACTTCACCGCCGCGCTGCGCGAGCGGTTCCGCGTCCTCGACTTCTTCGCCTCCGGCCAGCCCCTCCCGGCGTTcctcgccgcggccgcggccgcgccgGAGCCCCCGCGCGCCGCGGTCGTCGTGGGCGGCGGCTCCGTGCGCGTGGACGCCTCGTTCCTCGACGCCGTCCCGTCCCTCCGCTGCGTCGTCAGCACGGGGGCCGGCGTCGACCACATCGACCTCGACGAGTGCGCGCGCCGCGGCGTCGCCGTCGCCAACTCCGGGGAGGTCTACTCCACCGACGTCGCCGACTACGCCGTCGGCTTGCTGCTCGACGTGCTCCGGCGCGTGTCGGCGGCGGAGCGGTACGTCCGGCGCGGGTCCTGGCCGGCGCAGGGCGACTATCCCCTCGGATCCAAG CTTGGTGGCAAGCGTGTTGGCATCATCGGCTTGGGGAACATCGGCTCACGGATTGCAAAGAGGCTTGAAGCTTTCGGCTGCATCATCCACTACAACTCGAGGAAACCAAAGGATTCAATATCTTACAAGTACTTCGGAAATGTTCACGATCTTGCTGCTGAATCCGACGTGCTCATTGTCGCATGTGCACTAAACAAGGCGACGCGGCACATCGTGAACAAGGATGTGCTGGAGGCCCTAGGAAAGGGCGGTGTGGTCATCAACATCGGCCGAGGAGCAAACATCGACGAGGCGGAACTGGTCATTGCACTCAGGGAGGGAAAGATTGCAGGCGCGGGCTTTGACGTCTTCGAGCACGAGCCCAAGGTGCCAGCAGAGCTGTTCTCCATGGACAATGTGGTCCTGTCACATCACGTGGCGGTGTTTACGGAGGAGTCCAGGTCGGACCTGCGCGCACACACCGTGGGCAACCTTGAAGCCTTCTTCTCCGGTCAGCCGTTGCTCACTCCAGTGGATGCTGATTCTCTAGTGCAGTGA